In one window of Xiphophorus hellerii strain 12219 chromosome 23, Xiphophorus_hellerii-4.1, whole genome shotgun sequence DNA:
- the LOC116713949 gene encoding cilia- and flagella-associated protein 100-like isoform X1, with translation MSSPHPSDGADRALVSEADVAAKLQKAEMRKRAQQSPYKVPNNKTVFALSSEETANRREEMRKFLALPIEEKVTHAARALAKLKNELVGELEEEEEENEKKESLKQIRSKAAFPKQTSSTHELKITTAKGEKLTKESRHELLLMERQQAVLELSLMTKRSEILKMEKAVAKEERKLKQLEKLIERDNQKFEEFLRENERKSVEARALFEREEKSKQEKNAVIKKLTAEMRTIQSELETYEDALTDYLKYKDFLFRLSPAEWQDEQKSKDSKTKTSSKQNDGQEPTETGLERKLPLVRATREKTCSLVYDSLEDKPELYFTDPQQLLDLMSELTEQNLSLIQNSSRAGEALAKLRQTVDTTRRKIENEEEKIALQIKELNLKLDKEKARGAKLEQMVQLHVSLSSQDQDKMLDALNKKVTEVYSGCVENRITDLSTLQKVAKIESRVFSLLQSLEGMPVERLAVVKKVKESEKRSRMREEKLMEQREKQKERMRRYLERSLADSKKISGKKLMPRCMPAVKKVEVADVDNKPAEDDINDYLFGLDDTE, from the exons atgtcttcgCCACATCCCT CTGACGGAGCAGACAGGGCTTTGGTTTCAGAGGCTGATGTTGCTGCTAAATTACAAAAagcag AAATGAGGAAGAGGGCACAGCAGAGCCCATATAAAGTGCCAAACAACAAGACGGTTTTTGCGCTGAGTTCAGAGGAAACGGCAAACCGTAGAGAG GAGATGCGAAAATTTCTGGCGCTGCCAATTGAAGAAAAGGTAACCCACGCTGCGAGAGCCCTGGCCAAGCTGAAGAATGAGCTGGTGGGAgaactggaggaggaggaggaggaaaacgAGAAGAAGGAAAGTCTGAAGCAAATCAGGAGCAAAGCAGCTTTCCCTAAACAAACCTCGAGCACACACGAGCTGAAAATTACCACGGCGAAAGGAG AGAAACTCACAAAAGAAAGCAGACATGAATTACTCCTCATGGAACGGCAACAAGCAGTCTTGGAG ttgtctCTGATGACTAAACGCTCTGAGATCCTGAAGATGGAGAAGGCCGTTGCAAAAGAGGAAAGGAAGCTGAAACAACTTGAGAAGCTCATCGAAAGGGACAACCAAAAGTTTGAAGAGTTCCTCAGGGAGAATGAGAGGAAGTCAGTGGAAGCCAGAGCTCT TTTTGAGCGGGAGGAAAAGTCCAAACAGGAGAAGAATGCCGTGATCAAGAAGCTGACCGCTGAAATGAGGACCATTCAAAG tGAACTTGAGACGTATGAAGACGCTCTGACAGACTACCTGAAATACAAGGACTTCCTGTTCAGGCTTTCTCCCGCAGAGTGGCAGGATGAGCAGAAGAGCAAAGACTCAAAGACTAAAACGTCGTCCAAACAGAATGATGGACAGGAACCTACCGAGACGG GTTTGGAGAGGAAGCTTCCCCTTGTCAGAGCGACCAG AGAGAAAACGTGTTCACTGGTTTATGACAGCTTAGAG GATAAGCCAGAGCTTTACTTCACCGATCCCCAACAGCTACTGGACCTGATGTCGGAGCTGACGGAGCAGAACCTGTCCCTGATTCAGAACTCTTCGAGGGCGGGGGAGGCGCTGGCGAAACTCCGGCAGACTGTGGACACAACCAGGAGGAAGAT tGAAAACGAGGAGGAGAAGATAGCCCTGCAGATTAAAGAGCTGAACCTGAAACTCGACAAAGAGAAGGCGAGAGGCGCGAAGCTGGAACAGATGGTCCAGCTTCATGTTTCACTGAGCTCACAGGACCAA GACAAAATGTTGGACGCTCTCAATAAAAAGGTGACAGAGGTTTACAGCGGCTGTGTGGAAAACAGGATCACCGACCTCAGCACCTTGCAGAAGGTGGCAAAAATCGAGAGTCGCGTCTTCTCGCTGCTGCAGAGCCTCGAAGGCATGCCAGTAGAGAGACTGGCAGTGGTTAAGAAGGTCAAGGAGAGCGAGAAGAGGAGCAG GATGCGTGAGGAAAAGCTGatggagcagagagagaaacaaaaggaaCGGATGAGGAGGTACCTGGAGAGATCCTTGGCTGACTCCAAGAAAATT agtggGAAGAAGCTCATGCCTAGGTGCATGCCTGCTGTGAAGAAAGTCGAGGTCGCCGATGTGGACAACAAGCCCGCCGAGGACGACATCAACGATTACCTCTTTGGCTTGGATGACACGGAGTGA
- the LOC116713949 gene encoding cilia- and flagella-associated protein 100-like isoform X2: protein MRKRAQQSPYKVPNNKTVFALSSEETANRREEMRKFLALPIEEKVTHAARALAKLKNELVGELEEEEEENEKKESLKQIRSKAAFPKQTSSTHELKITTAKGEKLTKESRHELLLMERQQAVLELSLMTKRSEILKMEKAVAKEERKLKQLEKLIERDNQKFEEFLRENERKSVEARALFEREEKSKQEKNAVIKKLTAEMRTIQSELETYEDALTDYLKYKDFLFRLSPAEWQDEQKSKDSKTKTSSKQNDGQEPTETGLERKLPLVRATREKTCSLVYDSLEDKPELYFTDPQQLLDLMSELTEQNLSLIQNSSRAGEALAKLRQTVDTTRRKIENEEEKIALQIKELNLKLDKEKARGAKLEQMVQLHVSLSSQDQDKMLDALNKKVTEVYSGCVENRITDLSTLQKVAKIESRVFSLLQSLEGMPVERLAVVKKVKESEKRSRMREEKLMEQREKQKERMRRYLERSLADSKKISGKKLMPRCMPAVKKVEVADVDNKPAEDDINDYLFGLDDTE, encoded by the exons ATGAGGAAGAGGGCACAGCAGAGCCCATATAAAGTGCCAAACAACAAGACGGTTTTTGCGCTGAGTTCAGAGGAAACGGCAAACCGTAGAGAG GAGATGCGAAAATTTCTGGCGCTGCCAATTGAAGAAAAGGTAACCCACGCTGCGAGAGCCCTGGCCAAGCTGAAGAATGAGCTGGTGGGAgaactggaggaggaggaggaggaaaacgAGAAGAAGGAAAGTCTGAAGCAAATCAGGAGCAAAGCAGCTTTCCCTAAACAAACCTCGAGCACACACGAGCTGAAAATTACCACGGCGAAAGGAG AGAAACTCACAAAAGAAAGCAGACATGAATTACTCCTCATGGAACGGCAACAAGCAGTCTTGGAG ttgtctCTGATGACTAAACGCTCTGAGATCCTGAAGATGGAGAAGGCCGTTGCAAAAGAGGAAAGGAAGCTGAAACAACTTGAGAAGCTCATCGAAAGGGACAACCAAAAGTTTGAAGAGTTCCTCAGGGAGAATGAGAGGAAGTCAGTGGAAGCCAGAGCTCT TTTTGAGCGGGAGGAAAAGTCCAAACAGGAGAAGAATGCCGTGATCAAGAAGCTGACCGCTGAAATGAGGACCATTCAAAG tGAACTTGAGACGTATGAAGACGCTCTGACAGACTACCTGAAATACAAGGACTTCCTGTTCAGGCTTTCTCCCGCAGAGTGGCAGGATGAGCAGAAGAGCAAAGACTCAAAGACTAAAACGTCGTCCAAACAGAATGATGGACAGGAACCTACCGAGACGG GTTTGGAGAGGAAGCTTCCCCTTGTCAGAGCGACCAG AGAGAAAACGTGTTCACTGGTTTATGACAGCTTAGAG GATAAGCCAGAGCTTTACTTCACCGATCCCCAACAGCTACTGGACCTGATGTCGGAGCTGACGGAGCAGAACCTGTCCCTGATTCAGAACTCTTCGAGGGCGGGGGAGGCGCTGGCGAAACTCCGGCAGACTGTGGACACAACCAGGAGGAAGAT tGAAAACGAGGAGGAGAAGATAGCCCTGCAGATTAAAGAGCTGAACCTGAAACTCGACAAAGAGAAGGCGAGAGGCGCGAAGCTGGAACAGATGGTCCAGCTTCATGTTTCACTGAGCTCACAGGACCAA GACAAAATGTTGGACGCTCTCAATAAAAAGGTGACAGAGGTTTACAGCGGCTGTGTGGAAAACAGGATCACCGACCTCAGCACCTTGCAGAAGGTGGCAAAAATCGAGAGTCGCGTCTTCTCGCTGCTGCAGAGCCTCGAAGGCATGCCAGTAGAGAGACTGGCAGTGGTTAAGAAGGTCAAGGAGAGCGAGAAGAGGAGCAG GATGCGTGAGGAAAAGCTGatggagcagagagagaaacaaaaggaaCGGATGAGGAGGTACCTGGAGAGATCCTTGGCTGACTCCAAGAAAATT agtggGAAGAAGCTCATGCCTAGGTGCATGCCTGCTGTGAAGAAAGTCGAGGTCGCCGATGTGGACAACAAGCCCGCCGAGGACGACATCAACGATTACCTCTTTGGCTTGGATGACACGGAGTGA
- the ap1ar gene encoding AP-1 complex-associated regulatory protein isoform X2: protein MGNCWAYCVGLFRREANRIQRGGGSKYFRSSTTGEHYTIEFENLVESDEAESPKPCPRPISEDELSHLKEHRYAAISDKQVLIDQKLRVELYAQRTRGKADGSGGETQQRKQTSGEDFDVYLQNVKAQSDAFRSNRHPSEANAVTPNTEYSWDFTTKTRSTNDDGTSLDLEWEDEEGINRALPAWERSRTEEDILRAALRPGSKQVTSGPTSASEDSNALEWENDFVSTHPEDGGGAEFEGFVNPVLDTPSEDASDSGLRAENQDR, encoded by the exons ATGGGTAACTGCTGGGCTTACTGCGTGGGGCTCTTCAGGAGGGAAGCCAACCGGATCCAGAGAGGAGGCGG gTCAAAGTACTTCCGAAGTTCTACTACCGGAGAGCATTACACAATAGAG TTTGAAAATCTGGTAGAAAGTGACGAG GCTGAGAGCCCAAAGCCCTGTCCGAG GCCCATCAGTGAAGATGAGCTCAGTCACCTCAAAGAGCACCGCTACGCTGCTATCTCCGACAAGCAAGTCCTCATCGACCAAAAGCTGCGAGTTGAG CTGTACGCTCAGAGGACGCGGGGGAAAGCAGACGGCTCGGGCGGCGAAACGCAGCAGAGAAA acaaacCTCTGGGGAGGATTTTGACGTCTACCTCCAGAACGTGAAAGCCCAGTCGGATGCTTTCAGGAGCAACA GACATCCCTCTGAAGCGAATGCAGTGACGCCCAACACGGAGTACAGCTGGGATTTCACCACTAAGACCCGCTCCACCAACGACGACGGGACATCGCTCGATTTAGAGTGGGAGGATGAGGAAG GAATCAACCGAGCTCTGCCGGCCTGGGAGCGGTCTCGGACCGAGGAGGACATCTTGCGGGCGGCCCTGCGGCCCGGCAGCAAACAGGTGACCAGTGGGCCCACCTCGGCCTCCGAGGACTCGAACGCTCTGGAGTGGGAGAACGATTTTGTGAGTACTCACCCCGAGGACGGTGGCGGCGCCGAATTCGAAGGGTTCGTCAACCCCGTCCTGGACACCCCCTCAGAGGACGCCTCGGACTCTGGCCTCAGGGCGGAGAACCAGGACAGATAG
- the ap1ar gene encoding AP-1 complex-associated regulatory protein isoform X1 → MGNCWAYCVGLFRREANRIQRGGGSKYFRSSTTGEHYTIEFENLVESDEAESPKPCPRPISEDELSHLKEHRYAAISDKQVLIDQKLRVELEAQEEKLRLEEEARNAAQREAARVARERKMKELYAQRTRGKADGSGGETQQRKQTSGEDFDVYLQNVKAQSDAFRSNRHPSEANAVTPNTEYSWDFTTKTRSTNDDGTSLDLEWEDEEGINRALPAWERSRTEEDILRAALRPGSKQVTSGPTSASEDSNALEWENDFVSTHPEDGGGAEFEGFVNPVLDTPSEDASDSGLRAENQDR, encoded by the exons ATGGGTAACTGCTGGGCTTACTGCGTGGGGCTCTTCAGGAGGGAAGCCAACCGGATCCAGAGAGGAGGCGG gTCAAAGTACTTCCGAAGTTCTACTACCGGAGAGCATTACACAATAGAG TTTGAAAATCTGGTAGAAAGTGACGAG GCTGAGAGCCCAAAGCCCTGTCCGAG GCCCATCAGTGAAGATGAGCTCAGTCACCTCAAAGAGCACCGCTACGCTGCTATCTCCGACAAGCAAGTCCTCATCGACCAAAAGCTGCGAGTTGAG TTAGAGGCACAGGAGGAGAAGTTAAGGCTAGAAGAGGAGGCTAGAAATGCCGCCCAGCGCGAGGCCGCCAGGGTGGCTCGTGAACGAAAAATGAAGGAG CTGTACGCTCAGAGGACGCGGGGGAAAGCAGACGGCTCGGGCGGCGAAACGCAGCAGAGAAA acaaacCTCTGGGGAGGATTTTGACGTCTACCTCCAGAACGTGAAAGCCCAGTCGGATGCTTTCAGGAGCAACA GACATCCCTCTGAAGCGAATGCAGTGACGCCCAACACGGAGTACAGCTGGGATTTCACCACTAAGACCCGCTCCACCAACGACGACGGGACATCGCTCGATTTAGAGTGGGAGGATGAGGAAG GAATCAACCGAGCTCTGCCGGCCTGGGAGCGGTCTCGGACCGAGGAGGACATCTTGCGGGCGGCCCTGCGGCCCGGCAGCAAACAGGTGACCAGTGGGCCCACCTCGGCCTCCGAGGACTCGAACGCTCTGGAGTGGGAGAACGATTTTGTGAGTACTCACCCCGAGGACGGTGGCGGCGCCGAATTCGAAGGGTTCGTCAACCCCGTCCTGGACACCCCCTCAGAGGACGCCTCGGACTCTGGCCTCAGGGCGGAGAACCAGGACAGATAG